The stretch of DNA CCGGAATCGTCCGGCGGCAGTTCTGGCGACTTCCGCAGTTGTTTCCGCGACGCTGGAAACGAATCGCGGGCACAGTCGCCGTAACGTCCGTGGGAATGTTCGGCGAGGGCGGCGGCTGGGGAATCAGTCCGACGAACTACACGCTCCAGCTAACGGTCGGCGGAATCGCCACCAAGCCGGGTGTCGTCGACGAGGAGATCGAACCGCGAGAGTACCTGAGCCTCACAGTGACGATCGACCACGATGTAGTCGACGGGGCGCCCGCCGCGCGGTTCGTCCAGCGGTTGACGGAACTTCTCGAGGACGCTCACGGTCTTTGAGTTGCCTCACATCTGGTACCAGAGGAGATTCCAGTTCCAGAGCGATATCGTGAACGCGATTGCAGAGGGCGATCAACGCATAGTAGATCCGCTTCCAGCGCCACCACGCTCGGCTCCGAATAGCCATACCGGCGAGACGGCCGTCACACAGTTCGCAACCGCCCCGACGAGAGAAGCGATCGAACGAGGAGTTACAAGCTGCGGCAGATCTGCGTCAGATGGACAACCGAGAGTACCGGAAAGAACTCGGCTACTGACTCGAGATTGGCGCCCTGGGGCCAGTCATGGCTCATGGCTCGTATTGCACAGGTGGTCGTGACCACATTCGACCACGGGGATTGCGAAAACCGAATAATTCGAAGCCGATTCACAGTGCTCCCGCCCTCGGACACCTCGTCACGGAACCGATGCTCCAGCAGCACGGATCAAAACCGGGCAAGTATACGAACGGTTGACGCCCGCTGCCAGCGCTAACTCTGTTGCTACGCACCTAATGAGTCAGATTCTGGTACGTCCCGAAAAACGAGACGTACTCGGGGCGCTGGCAGAGATCAGCGATGGTGTTCCGCAGCATCTGTTCCGGTTTTGTTATACAGATGAACCGGCGGATCAAACGCCGCGATGGCCGCTCGAGAAGGGGCGTGCCGACCATTGGAGCCCGACCGCAAACGAGGACACTGTCGGCCAGAAGGGGCGGCGTCCGGCTTAGAATGCGTCCACCCGCGTACTACTTCTCCCGTCGCAAGCGTTCGCGGCGCTCTTCGAACTCCTCGTCGGTGAGGTCACCGCGAGCGTAGGCGGTTCTCAGTTCCTCGAGTGCAGGGTCCGTCCGTTGCTCGCCCGAGTGCCGAACCGCACTGTACAGGAGATATCCGAGACCGAGGAGCACCAACAACGGAATAATCAACATGAGAAGCCACACCCACGTGGCTCCGGTGCCGTCCCACATCCCGCCGTTCCACATGTGGTCCCCACCCCAGACTCCCATCATGGGCATCGCGAGAGCCATCATGAGAAACGGTAGGAGAAGGATCGCGGCGATAATGATTAGCAGCGTCCGAACCAGAGAATCGTCGGTTGCCATATGTCCTGCTTTGGTTTCCAGAGTCTTGAACGGTATGGTGGATACCGATTACCGGGAACTGGTCATCTGTCTGCGTCAGGGAAATCAGTCGGTTTCCCTCGACGGCCATTCTCGAGCATCGGATTCGACTAACCCGTACAGTATTCGCCGTCGTGTGTCCAGTTCGTCGAGTTCAGTCTCGAATTCGTCGTCCGACATGGTCGGGATACCCACCTCACGGAGGTGGCGAAGATTCGGCGGGGGTGGTTGGCTGTCCGCGGGTTCGACGAACCCTTCGTGGAGCGTCTCGAGATAGTTCTCGATGCTCGTGCGGGCGTTTCGAACCGTGATCTCGTTCGGCCGCTGTCGTTTCGGAACGCCGAACCGGAGCAGCGTCAACGCCTCGTCGAGGACGACGGTTTCGACGATCGGCGATCGATCCGGCCGGGCGCTGTGAAAGTAGTGAAGGATCGGGTAGGCCTTGTGATTCTCGGTGAGGGTCGCGAGCTGCGTCGCGACGGTATTCAGCGGTACCTCGAGTCCTCGAAATTCCTCGCCGGTCCAACTCGTTCGAACGAGTTCCTCACTGTGGGTCCCGAACGCGCTCACGGTGCTGGCGAACGCGCGTTTCTGGGTGACCGCCTCGAGGACAGAAAGCGCGTAGGTGACGATCAGGGTGACAAAGAGCAATCCGCTCCCAGTCGCGAGTATCGTGACGACCTGCCAGCGTCCTGTTTTGGGAACGAAATCTCCGATACCTAACGTGAATACCGTATAGCCGGTGAAATAGAATCGGTCGGACCACGAGACGGACTCTCGGTTGAGCGTATCAATGAGGACGTTCTCGGCACTAGCGAAGACGAGCGTCCAACCACCCCAGAGCAGCACGATCCATATCGTGAGGGTCAGCACAAAGAGTAACGGTCCGGACAGGCTGAGCAGTCTGGGGTTCTGACCGCCTATTCGTCGTAGCGTGCGCCACGTCCACGCCATCAGCCGAGACGTGAGCGGACCGGCCCCCCCTTCGACCCAGAGCGTCGTCCAGACGATATCGATGACAGTGGTAGCGAGAAGGGCGACACCGAGCGCGAGATAAACGACGTTCATTTCTGACTAATCGTTGCTGTGATTCGCGTTACGAGTGATTCGTATCCGACTCGAGAGGCGATCGCCATAGCGTAGTCGGGCCGAGATATAGAAAGTGTACCCGGCTAGTGAAGAGACGAGAACGCAAACGTTCACGGCGGACTAGCATTGCATGCTGTCCGTCACGAGAAAACCGGAACGATCAGAAGTCTCCTGCAGTGACCCGAGGTCCGGTGTTTGAGACGAGACCATCGCTGTATGACAATCGCCACTCTCGAAGACAGAGGTTTAGCGGATGCTGCGACAGAGCTGGGCAGACGGTGATTGCTGAGATGATCGCAATACAGCGTTTCAGTACGCAACCTGCCCCTCTGATCGCTTATCGTGTGAAACGGTCGATCGATAGGCTGCAAGTTGAACAATTATTCCACCGTAACCCACTAGTCGCTCGCACGTGGCTATGACTTCCGAGAAATCGACTCCCACTAATGACGATATCGAGAATCGGATTCAGCAGGTAGGAAACTACTCCCGCGCAGTCCGTGTCGGCTACCTTGTGATCGTGAGCGCATTTCTCTTGGCGATCATAGGCGTTCTACCGGCGAATCTTGAGAGCGTCTCTCAGGCAATTGAATCGATACTCCTTCCGCTCATTTTCGTCGGATTGGGACTAATATTGTACGGTATCGGGATGCACCTACATCTCATGCACCTGAATCTCGTTCGCCAACTACAGCCGAGCGATGTTGATGAAACACAGTCACCCGGCGAGAACTCAGAATAGCGCAGGCCGTTGACTGTGAGCGGCTTTGAACGCGATATCCCGACGACGGTGTATACAACGCTTTTCTCGTCGAGTCCGGAAATCACACTCGAGTTGACGACGTCTGCGTGCGGACTGACCACCGCTGTTCGACTATCTTCAGCAGATAGTACCCCCAAAGTGAGAGGAGGACAGTGAATCCCGAGCCGTGCAGTAGCGCCGACCACGATTGGTCCTAATAGAAGAAGCCGATCCCGACGGCGAGGACCGCGAGGTTCCAGGCGAGGACGGACTTCGGTCTGACGGCCGACGGGAGACGCTTCGCGGGGACGAGTCCGTCGACGCGGCTGTCGCCGCCGTCACTTCGAGCGGTTCCGTGGGGCCACTCGAGGGAGCGGGCGACGAGCAGCGAGCCCGCGAGCGCGATTGGAAGCGCCCAGCCGATGAAAAGGAAGTGCAATGCGCCGGTCTCGATCCACGGGTCGGGGATACCGAGTGGCATGCCGAACAAGATGAACGGGGCGAAGCTCGCCGGGCCGAGGTTCCACAACTATGCGACGAGCACCGAGAGCGCTGTCCCGCTCGGCGTACCGGCCCGGTAGGTTTGAGCGAGCGTATAAATGTAGAGAACGTAGCCGGCGGCGTACAGCACTAGTCCGATCGCAGTCACCGTCTTCCCCATGCCGAGAACCGGTCCGAGGACGAGCGAGACGATACCGAGTGCAAACAGCGGGAACGAGTATTGTTCCAGTCGGTCGCTGTACAGCTCCGCGTCTACGAGCCGCGGCTGTACAGTCCGAACGCGAACGCGAGCCCGATCAGGTAGACGAACGGTGAGAGGAGGTAGAAGCCAATGGTTGGGTCGCGCGCTTGCCCGCCGACGCTCCGGAGGACCATCGCGAGGACGACGGCGAACAGCCAGGCCGCGAGCAGCCAGATCGTCCCGAGAGCGACGTCGAACCACAACGGCTCGCCAAAAGTACGACCGTACCAGACGAGCACCAGAGCGCCGTTCCATCCGACGAACGCGTCGACTCCATCTCTCACGAACAGTAAACCGGTTCACGCTCGAGTGAGCCGACGGTTCGCCCTTGTATTACGCCGTTCGATCCGGCGGAACGAGCATAACGTTGCCGTCCGCCCGCGCGACGATATCTTCGGAGACGCTCCCGAGCAAGAGCCTGCGGAGCCTGCTGTGACCGCGCGAGCCGACGAGGATCGTCGTCGGTTCGTACTCGTCCTCAGCGACGAGGATCTCGTCGGCGGGATCGCCTTGCCGAATTTCGGTTTGTGTCTCGATTCCCCACTCCTCGAGTTGCGTCGCCAGTTCCGCCAGTCGGGCTTCGGAGTCGGCGTCTTCCGGAAGTTCCGGATCCTTCGGCGTTTCGACGTGGATCAGCGTGGCCTCCCACGTCGCGTGACGGAGGTACGAGAACGCCTCGAACGCCCGCTCGGCGTTCTCCGAGAAGTCCGTCGCGTACAGCATCCGCCGGAACAGGTGTTCGCGGACGACGGCCGGCTCATCCGCCCCGCGTTCGATTCGGTTGACCAGCAGCGGCACGACCGTCGTCCGCGCGAGATTGCGCGCGGTCGATCCGATGATGCGGTTCTCGAGCGGACTCTGCCCCCGCGAGCCGACGACCGTCAGGCTCGCCCCGACCGCCTCCGCGATCCCGTTGATGCGTCGATGGGGCGTCCCGCGAACGACGTGTGCCTCGACGTCGAAGCCGGCGTCTTCGATGACGCTGCGATAGCGATCGAGCGCTCGCTCGCGTCGTTCTGCGAAGTCGATACCGGGCATCCCCGCGTGGACGTTCGACGGGATCACTGTCACGAGGTGGATCTCATCGACACCGATTCGGCCGAGGCACTCGAGACAGGTCTCGCTCTCGATCGTTGCCTCGCTGGCAGCCGAGAGATCGGTCGCACAGATCGCAATCATACCGATCGTAGGTTTCGGACGCATAATATTGTTTGCGTAAACCAATACTAAATCCGAAATATCAGTCGTAGACGATCCGTTCTGCGATCCTGACAGTGACTCCAGTCACTCGTGGTGCAGCGTAGTGTCTCGCCACAAATGTGGTATCGTTGCGATCCGACCGCGCACCAGTGGTAGGAGTCGATGTCGGTCCGTTCCTCATATTTGCATAACTTACTAGAATATTCTGGTTGGATAGCCGTGAGATAGACTGCAGTAATATTGTATGGTATACCCAAAAGTGTTATAACCATCCTCCGGATAGACGATACCGAGTAGAAATCTATGCTCCGCACACAACCAGACAACGGGGGACGATCCCGATGATCGACCTCGTAGCGTATTCATCAGCAGTACAGGCAGGCGCGCTCGTCGGCGCCGTCCTCCTCGAAGCGATCGTCCTCTACGTGGGATACGGGGCGCTCGAGCGAGTCGCAAGACCAGTCATCGAGAAAATTACACACGCGTAGATGGAGCTATTCGGAATCGCCCTGATGACGCTCGCACTGTTCGTGAGCTTCGGCTTCATGGTCGGGGTGCTGTTCGGCTTCTTCGGCATGGGCGGATCGTTCCTCGTCACGCCGGCGTTACTCGTGATGGGGTATCCCGCCAGAGTCGCTGTCGGGAGCGGCATGGCATTCGTCTTCGGGACGGCCATGATCGCGACGCTGAAACACCGCGATCTCGGTCAGGTCGACTACAAACTCGGTGGGTTGATGATCGTCGGGACGACAAGCGGCATCGAGGTGGGTAGTCGAATAGTGTACTATCTCGAGGAGCTGGGACTCGCTAGCGGTGCCATCGGCATCACGTACGTTGTCCTGTTGGGTGCGGTCGGGCTGTTCGTCACCCAAAATGCGCTTGCAAACGACGGTGGGGACGATTCGGATGACAGCCACCCCGGATCCGACGAGGAGATCGATCCAGACGCGATTCCGGACGTCGCGAAGCGAATCCAGTCCTACCGCATTCCACCGATGATGACGGTTGCTGGCGGGATTCAGGTCTCACTCTGGTTGATTCTGGCCGTCGCGTTCGCCACGGGTCTACTGTCGGGCTTTTTGGGTGTTGGTGGCGGTTTCATCAAGATGCCTGCGATGGTCTACCTCATCGGCGTCCCAGTTCCCATCGCAGTCGGAACCGACCTCTTCGAGATCATCTTCTCGGGCGGGTTCGGCGCGTTCACCTACGGGCTCAACGGCGGTGTCGATCTCTCAATCGTCGCACCGCTGCTTGCGGGGAGTGCACTGGGAGCTCGGATCGGCTCGGCCGCGACCAGCATTGTCGACGAAGATGACATCAAGATCTACTTCGGGCTGATGCTGGTCGGCGGTTCGATCGCTGTCGCGTTCCGGCAGGCTGGCGACTACCTCGGGATGGACGTACTGAATACGGTCAGTTTCGTACTGATCCTGCTCTCGGCGTTCATGGTCAGCGGGGCCGTGATCATCAGCACGATCACGACGATGCGAGCGCAGTCGAACGCGTCCAAGACGCCTACGGAGTAAACTATCCCACCCTACTCGCTCGCGTTGCTCGCTCGGTGAGGATGGGAGCGTGGCACCCTCACCACCACTCGTCCCGTTGCGATATTAGCTCATCGAGATTGCACAATATTCACACAACCCTTATACCGGCGCAGTATCTACTGGGTAGTAGTACAATGGCTAATTCGATGGCAGAGCAACTACAGCAGGACATGGAGTGCGAAGGGCTGCTGGAGTGCATCCACGGCCTCAAGCAACTCGACAGGGATTGTTTCCGCGTGATGGTCGAGAGCGAGGAAGCACTGACGATCGACGAGGTCGCCGACCGGGTTGACCGCGAGCGCTCGACCGCGTACCGATCGATCCAGCGATTGCTCAAGAGCGGATTCATCCAGAAAGAGCAGATCAATTACGAGCAGGGCGGCTATTATCACGTCTACTACCCAACGGACCCGACCCAGATCGCAAACGACATGCAGCGAAAGCTGAACGACTGGTACGCGAAGATGGGGCAACTCATTCAGGAGTTCGAGGACAAGTACGAACACGCCGACGTCGACACCGAAATCCCCGCACAGAGCTAGCTGGGCCGTCGATCGATTCTTCTCGGATCCTCGAGTAGCTCTCACTCGCCGTCGTCGTCTCGGTCGGTATCGCGATTCTCGCCCGAGCGCGGCAGGACGGTGAACGAGCGCATCACGTCGCAATTTTCGTGCTCGTTCGTGTAGAAGTGTCACAGTTCCCGTTCGGTAGATCGTCGAACAGCCTTCGACTCCCCGAAGTGGACGAGTGCGTGGACGACTTCGGCGGGATCGACGGTAACGATACCGTTCCAGTTCGTACGGCTTGGGTGCCTCGAGTATAGCCGGCCCTCCGTCATCCTCGAACGGATCGTCGTCTCCGACTGGCTGTCGTGCCAGTACGTGGAAACGCAGCACTCTCCCCGTGTACGCGGTGAAGTCGACCGACGCCGGCACGCCAGCTCGGACCGAGAGATCCGTGGCTGACCAACGAATTTAAGATCGATATCGCATAGAGTTGTGAGTTATGGGCAATACGGACTACTCCACGCTCGAGGAGCGATTGGACGAGCTCCTGAAAGACACGGAGAGTGCGGGCGTCGGGGGGGCCGTCGTCCGTCCCGGGACGGGCTGCGTCTCGTATCTCGCCCACGACGGTAACGAGGCCGTCGTCGTCGATCCGCCCGCTCGCGACCGAACTCGGCGATCTCCGCGCGGAGACGACCAACGAACTCCTGAGCTACGTTGAAGACGGCGACGAAGCGGCGTTCGTCGAGGCCATCGCGGACGAACCGGCGAGCTACAACGAGATCAAGCGGATCAACTGGGGCAAGGAGCAGCCGGGCGGCGACATCGAGGCGCTCGAACTCGGATCGAATAACTGCGCCGCGAACTAACGTCGTCAGTCGCGGACGGCTTTGGTGAATACCACTCCGGTTTGGCCACCCGGCGTACAGTGGTCCACGCTGTGCCGCAGTGGCTGGATAGTGAACCGCGGCACGGAATCATGCGAGGGATGAGTGAGTTTACGAGCGAACGAATCGGTTTGGGGGGACGTGGCGATTCGCCATTGTCACGATGGCAGGACGAATCTAGTCACCAGCTACGTCGATTGAGGTATTGCTGGAAAATCGAATTTCGACAGAGCCTAGCAAAGAGGTATGTGGAAGACGACTGCTGGATGTCCCGGTCGCACATTCTTTAGGCCAACCAAATAATTTTCCCGTTTAGGAAAGTATCTTTGTTTCCCTGTTCGTATGGTACGTATGGCACTCGCGGAAAACCTCGTCATCGTGTTCGTCGCGGGATTGATCACCGCGCTAGCGACGGGAATCGGTGCGTTGCCGTTCTTCTTCGTCGATGACTTCAGCGACCGATGGAACGTTGGGTTGTGGGGAATCGCATCGGGGATCATGGTGACGGTGTCCGTGTTCGGCCTCGTCGACGAGGGGCTCGCGTACGCCTCGAGCGGGTTTCCGACGCTGATGGTCGGTGGGCTGCTCACGGGTGTCGTGCTGGTCGAAGTCTCCGACCGGATACTCGGCAGCGTCGATGTCGGCACCAGCGCGGATCGTCAAGGCGAAGACGAACACGACCGCGAGTACGAATACGATCACGAGGGGGCCGAACCCAACGAGACACGAGCAAACGGCGCTGGTTACGGGCGCAATGGTCCGCCGATCGAGGCGACGGTATTCGCCGAGGGAGACCTGAGGAAACTCGTCCTCATTCTCGGCATCCTCACGATCCACAGCTTCCCCGAGGGTGTGGCGATCGGCGTCTCGTTCGCCGAGCTGGGGCTGGACGGGGGCATGTCGATACTCGGGCTTTCGATCCCGCTACTCGCAGTGTTCATAACGGTCGCCATCTCGATCCACAACATTCCGGAAGGGACCGCCATCGCCATTCCGATGCGGACGATGGGACTGTCCAAGTGGCGGATGGTCGGAGCGGCGATCTTCTCGAGTCTACCCCAGCCCATTGGCGCGGTCATCGCGTTCGTGTTCGTCTCGTGGGCCGAGGCGTTCTTGCCCTTCGGCTTCGGATTCGCCGCCGGCGCGATGGTCTACCTGGTCGTGACGGAGTTCATCCCCGAAGCGCTGGAAACCGGCGCGGACTTGCCGAACCGCGGTCGCCACGAACTCCTCGTCGGATTCGGCGCAGGAGTCGTAGCGATGTTGCCCGTCCTGTTCGTCTGAACCGTATTTTCCGGTCATGTCGGCCACGAATCGGTTCGTCGGTGTGAGTTTAATCGGTCTTGCCGTCGTCGGTCGACGCATGGACGCGGACACTGCGGAGTTCGACTTTCTCGTTATCGGCCCGGGGTCCGGACTCGACGTGGCGAGCGCCGTCGCGAATCGCAGCCAGTCGGTCGCGGTCGTCGAAAGAGGCCCGCTCGCGGCACCCGTCTTAACAGAGTTGTATCCCCTCGAAGAAACTGCTGTACCACGCGGAGGTGATGGAAACGGTCATCACAGGCCTCGTTACCCGATCCGTGATCCGTCCCCCGGCACTAAGGTCGTCGAAAACGACCGTACACATCATGACTGCCGCAATCAGACGACTCATCCTCGACGTCATGAAGCCGCAGGAGCCGGATATCCTCGAGTTCGCCGGCACTGCGGCTGACTGTGCAGGCGTCGCCGGCGTAAACGCAGTGCTGGTCGAGACCGATCGCGAGGTTCAGAACCTCAAGCTCACGATCGAAGGCGAAGGCATCGACGTGAGTGCCCTCGAGGAGGCCATCAGCGATCTCGGCGGAACGGTTCACTCGATCGATCAGGTCGTCTGCGGCGAGCGCCTCGTCGAACAGATCGGAACGCCCCAAGATCGGTGACCCGGTGAGCGACGTGCCTTCGCTTCGCGACCGCCTCGATACCGTTCGCGGTCTCCTCGAGGACGAGGAGGTCCGATCTATCTCGCGGCGGTACTTCATCTCCAACGGGTTCGATGGCACGCTGACGAGCATCGGCGTCGTCGTCGGTGCCTACCTTTCGGGGGTTGCCGACGGCCCCACCGTGATCACGATCGGTCTCGGCGCCGCTGTCGGCCTGGGAACGTCCGGCGTCTGGAGCGTCTGGGAGATCGAACGCGCCGAGAAACAGGCCGAACTACTGGCACTCGAGCGAGCGATGCTGACCGACCTCGATGACACGGCGATCCAGCAACGGCGAGCAGGCGCTCGCAAGATCAATGCGGTCGCGAGCGGAATCGGACCACTCATCGGCGTTCTCCTGCCACTGATACCGTTTCTCGGACAGGGCGTCGTCGTCTCCATGCTCGAGGCGACGCTGCTCGCCATCGCCGTCGGTGTCTGCGTGTTGTTCACGTTCGGCGCGTATCTGGGTGCGATTTCGAAACAGAACTGGATCGTCGTCGCGATTCTGAACCTGTTCTTGCCCGGGTGACGTCCCAAGACCGAGGCGCTCGAGCAGGAGGACCGGTCACCCGGCTCGACGGCCAGCGGTTTTGTCACATCGTCGCGGACAGTATCCGTTGTTCTTCTCGCTCGGCGCAGCGCTTGATTCCCCGGAGCATCTTGCGCTCCATGAGAAAGTGCGCGGGTTCCCAGAAGAGGTAGTCGACCGCCTCGCCGAGTA from Natronorubrum halophilum encodes:
- a CDS encoding SHOCT domain-containing protein; the encoded protein is MATDDSLVRTLLIIIAAILLLPFLMMALAMPMMGVWGGDHMWNGGMWDGTGATWVWLLMLIIPLLVLLGLGYLLYSAVRHSGEQRTDPALEELRTAYARGDLTDEEFEERRERLRREK
- a CDS encoding potassium channel family protein; the encoded protein is MNVVYLALGVALLATTVIDIVWTTLWVEGGAGPLTSRLMAWTWRTLRRIGGQNPRLLSLSGPLLFVLTLTIWIVLLWGGWTLVFASAENVLIDTLNRESVSWSDRFYFTGYTVFTLGIGDFVPKTGRWQVVTILATGSGLLFVTLIVTYALSVLEAVTQKRAFASTVSAFGTHSEELVRTSWTGEEFRGLEVPLNTVATQLATLTENHKAYPILHYFHSARPDRSPIVETVVLDEALTLLRFGVPKRQRPNEITVRNARTSIENYLETLHEGFVEPADSQPPPPNLRHLREVGIPTMSDDEFETELDELDTRRRILYGLVESDAREWPSRETD
- a CDS encoding universal stress protein is translated as MIAICATDLSAASEATIESETCLECLGRIGVDEIHLVTVIPSNVHAGMPGIDFAERRERALDRYRSVIEDAGFDVEAHVVRGTPHRRINGIAEAVGASLTVVGSRGQSPLENRIIGSTARNLARTTVVPLLVNRIERGADEPAVVREHLFRRMLYATDFSENAERAFEAFSYLRHATWEATLIHVETPKDPELPEDADSEARLAELATQLEEWGIETQTEIRQGDPADEILVAEDEYEPTTILVGSRGHSRLRRLLLGSVSEDIVARADGNVMLVPPDRTA
- a CDS encoding DUF7512 family protein, with product MIDLVAYSSAVQAGALVGAVLLEAIVLYVGYGALERVARPVIEKITHA
- a CDS encoding sulfite exporter TauE/SafE family protein yields the protein MELFGIALMTLALFVSFGFMVGVLFGFFGMGGSFLVTPALLVMGYPARVAVGSGMAFVFGTAMIATLKHRDLGQVDYKLGGLMIVGTTSGIEVGSRIVYYLEELGLASGAIGITYVVLLGAVGLFVTQNALANDGGDDSDDSHPGSDEEIDPDAIPDVAKRIQSYRIPPMMTVAGGIQVSLWLILAVAFATGLLSGFLGVGGGFIKMPAMVYLIGVPVPIAVGTDLFEIIFSGGFGAFTYGLNGGVDLSIVAPLLAGSALGARIGSAATSIVDEDDIKIYFGLMLVGGSIAVAFRQAGDYLGMDVLNTVSFVLILLSAFMVSGAVIISTITTMRAQSNASKTPTE
- a CDS encoding helix-turn-helix domain-containing protein; the protein is MANSMAEQLQQDMECEGLLECIHGLKQLDRDCFRVMVESEEALTIDEVADRVDRERSTAYRSIQRLLKSGFIQKEQINYEQGGYYHVYYPTDPTQIANDMQRKLNDWYAKMGQLIQEFEDKYEHADVDTEIPAQS
- a CDS encoding ZIP family metal transporter, producing MALAENLVIVFVAGLITALATGIGALPFFFVDDFSDRWNVGLWGIASGIMVTVSVFGLVDEGLAYASSGFPTLMVGGLLTGVVLVEVSDRILGSVDVGTSADRQGEDEHDREYEYDHEGAEPNETRANGAGYGRNGPPIEATVFAEGDLRKLVLILGILTIHSFPEGVAIGVSFAELGLDGGMSILGLSIPLLAVFITVAISIHNIPEGTAIAIPMRTMGLSKWRMVGAAIFSSLPQPIGAVIAFVFVSWAEAFLPFGFGFAAGAMVYLVVTEFIPEALETGADLPNRGRHELLVGFGAGVVAMLPVLFV
- a CDS encoding DUF211 domain-containing protein, which gives rise to MTAAIRRLILDVMKPQEPDILEFAGTAADCAGVAGVNAVLVETDREVQNLKLTIEGEGIDVSALEEAISDLGGTVHSIDQVVCGERLVEQIGTPQDR
- a CDS encoding VIT1/CCC1 transporter family protein, with the translated sequence MSDVPSLRDRLDTVRGLLEDEEVRSISRRYFISNGFDGTLTSIGVVVGAYLSGVADGPTVITIGLGAAVGLGTSGVWSVWEIERAEKQAELLALERAMLTDLDDTAIQQRRAGARKINAVASGIGPLIGVLLPLIPFLGQGVVVSMLEATLLAIAVGVCVLFTFGAYLGAISKQNWIVVAILNLFLPG